CAGTGGATTGCAACAGGATCCCTGCCTTATTCGTCGATTGCCGATTCGGCCGTATCGTTTGCGGTTGTCACGCGGAGGACCTCTTCCACACTGGTCTCACCAGCCAGCAATTTCTCCAGGCCGCTCTGACGCAAAGAGCGCAGCCCGTGCTTCTGAGCCACAGCGCGAATTTCGCCTTCCTGGGTATCGGGCCTGAGTATTACATCCCGGACCTCAGGGGTCACAGGCATGACTTCACAGATCACAAGCCTGCCCGCATATCCCGTATTGTAGCAAAGATCGCATCCTTGCGGTCGATAGATCGTGTGCTTGTGGGCCTC
This is a stretch of genomic DNA from Candidatus Omnitrophota bacterium. It encodes these proteins:
- a CDS encoding type II secretion system protein GspE gives rise to the protein APGAVIRMANLGIENFLIASSLVCAVAQRLVRRLCPECREEAPLPEYVADQLGLSRQEAHKHTIYRPQGCDLCYNTGYAGRLVICEVMPVTPEVRDVILRPDTQEGEIRAVAQKHGLRSLRQSGLEKLLAGETSVEEVLRVTTANDTAESAIDE